A section of the Mycolicibacterium anyangense genome encodes:
- the murC gene encoding UDP-N-acetylmuramate--L-alanine ligase: protein MSAAKSLPPELQRVHMVGIGGAGMSGIARILLDRGGLVSGSDAKESRGVVALRARGAQISIGHDAANLDLLPGGPTAVITTHAAIPKTNPELVEAARRGIPVILRPVVLAKLMAGDTTLMVTGTAGKTTTTSMLIVALQHCGFDPSFAVGGDLGEAGTNAHNGSGPYFVAEGDESDGSLVEYQPDIVVVTNVEADHLDFFGTEAAYVQVFDAFMERLRPGGTLVACADDPGAAALADRTAAKGIAVLRYGSAGHGDLDAELVDWVQQGTSAVATVQLAGETNPRAMRLAVPGRHMALNALGALLAATRAGAEPELVLEALAQFEGVRRRFELIGIGAGVRVFDDYAHHPTKVTAALTTLRGLAQETGGRAIVVFQPHLYSRTKTFAREFGAALDTADEVFVLDVYAAREQPLAGISGATVAEYVSVPVRYVADFSAVAARVADAVRGGDVVVTMGAGDVTMLGPEILAAIQDKVGREVR from the coding sequence ATGAGCGCCGCAAAGAGCCTGCCGCCGGAACTGCAGCGGGTGCACATGGTCGGCATCGGCGGCGCCGGGATGTCCGGGATCGCCCGCATCCTGCTCGATCGCGGGGGACTGGTGTCGGGCTCGGATGCCAAGGAGTCCCGGGGCGTGGTGGCGCTGCGGGCGCGCGGCGCCCAGATCAGCATCGGCCACGACGCGGCCAACCTGGACCTGCTGCCCGGCGGCCCGACGGCGGTGATCACCACGCACGCCGCGATTCCCAAGACCAACCCCGAGCTCGTCGAGGCCGCCCGCCGCGGTATCCCGGTGATCCTGCGCCCGGTGGTGCTGGCCAAGCTGATGGCCGGTGACACGACGCTGATGGTCACCGGAACCGCGGGCAAGACCACGACGACGTCGATGCTCATCGTGGCGTTGCAGCACTGCGGGTTCGACCCGTCGTTCGCGGTCGGGGGTGACCTGGGCGAGGCGGGAACGAACGCGCACAACGGCAGCGGCCCGTACTTCGTCGCCGAAGGCGACGAGAGCGACGGCTCGCTGGTGGAGTACCAGCCCGACATCGTCGTGGTGACCAATGTCGAAGCCGATCATCTGGACTTCTTCGGCACTGAAGCGGCTTACGTCCAAGTCTTCGACGCGTTCATGGAACGGTTGCGACCGGGTGGCACCCTGGTGGCCTGTGCCGACGACCCGGGGGCAGCGGCACTTGCCGATCGCACGGCGGCCAAGGGCATCGCGGTGCTGCGGTACGGCAGCGCCGGACACGGCGATCTGGACGCCGAGCTGGTCGACTGGGTCCAGCAGGGTACGAGCGCGGTGGCGACGGTGCAGCTGGCGGGGGAGACCAACCCCAGAGCGATGCGACTGGCCGTGCCCGGGCGGCATATGGCGCTGAACGCGCTAGGGGCTCTGCTCGCGGCCACCCGAGCCGGTGCGGAACCAGAACTCGTGCTCGAGGCGCTTGCCCAATTCGAAGGTGTCCGTAGACGATTCGAGCTCATCGGGATCGGCGCCGGGGTGCGGGTGTTCGATGACTACGCCCACCACCCGACGAAGGTCACCGCGGCGCTCACGACGCTGCGGGGGCTGGCGCAGGAGACCGGCGGACGCGCCATCGTCGTCTTCCAGCCCCATTTGTATTCCCGCACAAAGACTTTCGCGCGTGAGTTCGGCGCCGCCCTGGACACCGCCGACGAGGTGTTCGTGCTCGACGTGTACGCCGCGCGGGAACAGCCGCTGGCCGGTATCAGCGGGGCGACAGTCGCCGAGTACGTCAGCGTGCCGGTGCGCTATGTGGCGGACTTCTCGGCGGTGGCCGCTCGGGTGGCGGATGCGGTGCGGGGCGGCGACGTCGTGGTCACCATGGGTGCCGGCGATGTGACCATGCTCGGCCCGGAGATCCTGGCCGCGATCCAGGACAAGGTCGGCCGGGAGGTGCGGTGA
- the murG gene encoding undecaprenyldiphospho-muramoylpentapeptide beta-N-acetylglucosaminyltransferase, which translates to MQRGDSGNNSSDSGASISVVLAGGGTAGHVEPAMAVADALKALDPTVRITALGTARGLETRLVPDRGYDLELITPVPLPRRINADLFRLPLRVRRAVRETRAVLDNVGADVVIGFGGYVAVPAYLAARRTHVPVVVHEANASAGVANRVGARSARRVLAAVPDSGLAGAEVVGMPVRASITELDRAALRAQARAHFGFAEDATVLLVFGGSQGAASINRAVSAAAGDLAAAGISVLHAHGPKNTLDLRTPQPGDPPYVAVPYLYEMNLAYAAADLAICRSGAMTVAEVSAVGLPAVYVPLPIGNGEQRLNALPVVNAGGGLLVADADLTGEFVGREVVGLLTDAPRLAAMTAAAAQVGHRDAARRVAEVALDVARAGR; encoded by the coding sequence GTGCAACGCGGCGACTCGGGCAACAACAGCAGTGACAGTGGCGCGTCGATCTCGGTCGTTCTGGCCGGCGGCGGGACCGCTGGACATGTCGAACCCGCGATGGCCGTCGCCGACGCGCTCAAGGCGCTCGATCCCACCGTGCGGATCACCGCCCTGGGCACCGCCCGCGGATTGGAGACCCGGCTGGTGCCGGACCGCGGCTACGACCTCGAACTCATCACGCCGGTGCCGTTACCCCGCAGGATCAACGCCGACCTGTTCCGGCTGCCGCTGCGAGTTCGGCGGGCGGTGCGTGAGACCCGGGCGGTGCTCGACAATGTCGGCGCCGACGTCGTGATCGGGTTCGGCGGGTACGTCGCGGTGCCGGCGTATCTGGCCGCCCGGCGTACCCATGTTCCGGTGGTGGTGCATGAGGCCAACGCCAGCGCCGGGGTGGCCAACCGGGTCGGTGCGCGCAGCGCTCGCCGGGTGCTGGCCGCGGTGCCGGACTCGGGGCTGGCCGGTGCCGAGGTGGTCGGCATGCCGGTGCGCGCCTCGATCACCGAATTGGACCGGGCGGCGTTGCGCGCGCAGGCCCGGGCCCACTTCGGGTTCGCCGAGGATGCCACGGTGCTGCTGGTGTTCGGTGGCTCCCAGGGCGCGGCCTCGATCAACCGTGCCGTGTCGGCGGCAGCGGGTGACCTGGCCGCTGCCGGCATCTCGGTGCTGCACGCCCACGGTCCGAAGAACACCCTGGACCTGCGCACCCCGCAGCCGGGCGACCCGCCCTACGTCGCGGTGCCCTACCTCTACGAGATGAACCTCGCCTACGCCGCGGCTGATCTGGCCATCTGCCGTTCGGGTGCGATGACGGTGGCCGAGGTGTCGGCGGTCGGGCTGCCTGCGGTGTACGTGCCGCTGCCGATCGGCAACGGTGAGCAGCGGCTCAACGCGCTGCCCGTGGTCAACGCCGGTGGCGGCCTGCTGGTCGCCGACGCCGACCTCACCGGCGAGTTCGTCGGCCGTGAGGTCGTCGGCCTGCTCACCGACGCCCCGCGACTGGCCGCCATGACCGCGGCGGCCGCGCAGGTCGGTCACCGCGATGCCGCCCGCCGGGTCGCCGAGGTGGCTCTCGACGTCGCCAGGGCCGGCCGATGA
- a CDS encoding cell division protein FtsQ/DivIB has protein sequence MTEPQPPAPDSPKPTSGRETASEDVQNVDLDDDIATAAAPDAAPESPGTDDAGDTDDAGDALDTDESDLEGPRRRARRERAERREAQARARAIEEARREAKRRVSSQQDEAPKQLGRRTVRGLRLLVWLIVLSVVGVGLGLILYFTPVMSARSLVITGIGAVTREEVVDAAKVRTGTPLLQINTDAVADRVAGIRRVASARVQREYPSTLRITIVERVPIVVKDYPDGPHLFDKDGVDFATAPPPPGLPYIDVDNPGPNDEPTRAALEVMTALSPDVVGQVSRVAAPSVASVTLTLTDGRTVVWGTTDRTQEKAEKLAALLTQPGRTYDVSSPDLPTVK, from the coding sequence GTGACCGAGCCGCAACCGCCCGCCCCTGATTCGCCGAAACCGACGTCTGGGCGCGAAACCGCGAGTGAGGACGTGCAGAACGTCGATCTCGACGACGACATAGCCACCGCCGCCGCTCCTGACGCCGCGCCGGAATCGCCGGGCACCGACGACGCCGGGGACACTGACGACGCCGGGGACGCCCTGGATACCGACGAGTCCGATCTCGAGGGCCCGCGCCGCCGGGCCCGCCGGGAGCGGGCCGAACGCCGCGAGGCCCAGGCCCGGGCTCGGGCCATCGAGGAGGCCCGCCGCGAGGCCAAGCGGCGTGTCAGCAGTCAGCAGGACGAGGCGCCGAAACAGTTGGGCCGCAGGACTGTTCGCGGGCTACGGCTCCTGGTCTGGCTGATCGTGCTGAGCGTCGTCGGTGTCGGTCTCGGTCTGATCCTGTACTTCACCCCGGTGATGTCGGCACGCTCGCTGGTGATCACCGGTATCGGAGCGGTGACCCGCGAAGAGGTGGTGGACGCGGCCAAGGTCCGGACCGGCACCCCCCTGCTGCAGATCAACACCGACGCGGTGGCCGATCGGGTGGCCGGTATTCGCCGGGTGGCCAGTGCGCGCGTGCAGCGCGAGTACCCCTCGACCCTGCGCATCACGATCGTCGAGCGCGTCCCGATCGTGGTGAAGGACTATCCGGACGGCCCACACCTGTTCGACAAGGACGGCGTCGACTTCGCCACCGCGCCGCCGCCGCCGGGGCTGCCCTATATCGATGTCGACAATCCGGGGCCCAACGATGAGCCGACCCGCGCCGCGCTGGAGGTGATGACGGCGCTGAGCCCCGACGTGGTCGGGCAGGTGAGCCGGGTGGCCGCGCCGTCGGTGGCCTCGGTGACGTTGACGCTGACCGATGGCCGCACCGTGGTGTGGGGGACCACCGACCGTACCCAGGAGAAGGCCGAGAAGCTCGCGGCGCTGCTGACCCAGCCCGGTCGGACCTACGACGTGTCGAGCCCGGACCTGCCGACCGTCAAGTAG